A stretch of DNA from Vespula pensylvanica isolate Volc-1 chromosome 6, ASM1446617v1, whole genome shotgun sequence:
attgaacgtTAATACTGTTAAAAAGactataacaaaaaatatgtttacaaTTAAAAGTAACATAGATACGAACCATGAAGTTCTTTCGCAGATTGGGTGAGCAAACTTTCAGTCTGAGGATTTTTTCGTTTTGGTATGTAGTATATGGAAGGTTGGTTACGCGTCTTTATGAACGAAGCAAGCGGTAATTGCGCAGCACGCCAATCTTGGAATTGTCGACTCCGCGCTAGCTTTGCTTCTAGTGCTCGTACTTCTGCTAATTGTCGTTTacgcgataaaaataattgttgtcTTTCTCGCcgtaattcttctttttctcttcttcgtgcTTCTTCTACTCGTGCTTCCACTTCcgcttttttatcttcctgcaatcatattaaaagaaaagccttgattttagaaattaacataattaatttatgttcATTATCTACCTTTGCTTTTAACTTGGTCTCTTCTAATCTAAATTTTTGCAAAGTACCCAAAAGTGCGCCAAACATTCGTTTATTCCTTTGTCGACTACGTTcatctattctttctcttctgatTACTTCTTGACGCGAAGGAATTTCTCTGGGTGTAGCAATTACTCTCGATGATACAGCAGGCTGTAAAAAGCAAACATAAAGATCTATAGTTCTATATAAAACGGTAACAATATAATGTTATAGAATAGTTATAGAAGAGGAATTTTACCTTAATAGCAGTATCATCTTCATCTGCACTGTCGTCAGCAGTTGAAGGAACACGAGCACTCAAACGACTAAAAACCGTTTTTGGTTCTCCATTAGATGCTTGCCAACGCCTTTTTGCACCCggtatttcattatttacgaAATCTGATACGACTCGTCGACGATCTTCTTGCAATGGTCGTTTTTGAGAAAGTCTGCTAATAATACAactaattaatacattttatattctacAAGTTTCTCTAAGAATcaagtttattatataatgttttaaattattaaattaatttactgGTTGAGATTTAAATGTAGATATAGTAAATACTAATATTGCTATATATTATTGGGACATTTAGGTTATGTTTCCAAACACGTATTGCAAATGTATTCTTATGTGCAAAGAAAACATATTTCACAAATAATAGTATactaaattaatatcaatcatTGTTTCACGTTTAATGGAATAAATATTAGGGTATGTTTAACCTGGGAGGGGGTTGTATCGGTCCGTTTTCACCGTCAGGTAGGTCCCGGCccaaaatttttcgaatactTCGATCGAGACCTCTTAATCCATCGCGAGCAGCCTCCAATTGAGCTTCTAAACGATCGGCACCCCATGGTTCTTGCGACTCTAACTTCCtcatttatgaaattttaatatacttaGCGTAGCtgtaaaaagaattcatttaattaataacggAGCCCACGAATTGTTGTTGAACAGCATCACTAAAGGAGGGAGCCACGTACAATTCTTATCCTTCGTCAGATCAATAACAGTTTGGAGTTTTCTTAGTAGTGGCAATGCTGGAAATGGTAATTCCAGTGAattttttccataaaataatatatatgaaacatattttttaatatctcgaattaattttcatttaactattaattaatcttttcaaattattgattttattggCTCTACTTGATGTGATCGTCTGCTATTGGTGACACGAAGTTTTTTTCATAGGTTATACTGAATATGAAATCGAATGATTTCtcgtatttgtataaatatagattattataaattaagactagattatataaagaaaagattattataaaaaagaaagtataaatacAATACCAATAAAGACCATTTTATTTACTCAtgtgataataaaatcatatcgatatctcgaaattatatttacttgatCATTACTACGCATGCGTAAGTTTTATACCAATGACAAGTGGCGATAAGATCATGTAGCGACTATTCGGTAAATTAAACTGGCTACAGTGTGTGTAGTGCATTTgcgtttatttttcattcattaattagaATGTgagcaaattttatattattcaaaagaCATTGAagttttatattgttttaatatttttattctgtaACTCGTAAAGTTTATTACATCGttcgtataaatacataagttTGTATAATGATAGTATTTATTACGTAAGATTAAATGTGTCCGTGGTTCATACATACGACATTCTTATttctcataaaatataaaagaaataacaaataattgtgTGATacaaagattttatattttctatatttttaattaaatttttctactttgataaattaatatcctaCAACATAACTGATTTTAGATAAAGATGTTGAGGTTACGTCTTACTCCAAATATTCctaaaatattcaaacgcAATATAGGAATAGTAGCACCTGCTCTCCAAAAGGCTAGTGATCCCATACAACaactttttatagataaaattcGAGAATATAATAGTAAGAGCAAGTAAGTGTTACGTATCAATTATCATTCTTTACATTTATCTTCTCATACTATGTTtgattctttattaattataaaatggaGTTACTAAATCCAGTTTATTGAATCAGCAAGttactaatatttttatttctgaatGCAGAGATGGAAAATTAGTTGACCCAACTCCAGAAAttgaacaagaaagaaagtctAAATTAGAAATACTCGCTACTCAATATGGTTGTTCTCCTGGCACAGATATGACAAGTTTCCcaaaatttacttttaccGGTATGTTGCGTGACTTGACCaatgtttcattaaaatttgaaaatattttatataaataaccaATATactattcaatttattaatttgcattttttaGATCCACCAATAGATTCAGGAGTATCAAAAAGTTAAATATACCAATATGATCTTCAGGtagaaaatgtatgtataaaaaaatcattcaacatattaaaatgttcattgtaaaaatatatatatatacataataaataaataatctgagagagattatattatcccattattcttattattatagtattataaacaaatacaaaaaaaaaaaaaaccaataaaatattaaacttcTCACGATAAGAGTCCTGTTTTGTTGACCATTTCTGCTAAAATACTCATTTGACATTTGTTAGCTAcagatttacatttttttacatagTCTGCAATTTCTTTTGCACATACCAATGTTTTAAAATCACCACCACAAGTGCAACGTTCATCCATATTTCCTCTTTTGATTTCAAGACATTTACTGCATTGTAAATCTTGGAGTATATATGCCATACTCTTGCgatttaatgtatttattaataaaaattctatttctttattatcataaatcgTTTCGCATAAAGGGCACTTCCACGTATACctgaagataataaaaatatttcttgttttaataaacgttataatataattacgatattatacgataatattattatacatacttattattttctacatgTGCATAAGTATCTTTACAAAGATCTATATCTCTGGTATGATTACATCCTTTGCATATGATTTCGGGTAATACGAGAGATATGCACGGATCTTTCCATTCAACATTATCACCAAAACCACCTACTCTTATTAATCGCAACAAATTTGTTTGTAAATCATGTACTTCGTTCTCAAGTTCTTTGTCCAAAGATAAAACCTATAATTAGAAAGttcgatttaaattttgatatatttcattatgcatacaaatatattaattagataaaaaataataccttGCATACagcttttattaattcaagtgctggattaattattttattatctttgcCATCTAAATTTAAATCAGGATGTTCTTGAGATGTTAATACTTTTTCTGgcatttttttatgtattttctgtattattctataaaaattaatattataaacattaataatatacgaaaaaaaaaaaattctcgattTTGATATGTACATAAGACACTGACCGAAAAAGTTTTTGTGACATTTCTCCTGAAATAAGTTTTTTAGCAAAATCTGCTGTATTTTCCAATGCACCAAGCCCAAGTGGTGCAATAAAATCTTGACTataatctattctttttttatgtaaaagatTATCAgatgtttcttcgtttttacatatatgttgATAAGTAGCACTTATGTATCCTGCAATGATAGCATTAAAAGTACTTTGACATGCTACTTCTTTAGGTAAATAAGATGCCAAGTTCCAGTTCATTGCAATTTCAGGctgaaagatttatttaaatattattaataatagaattactaatttatattacaattttacgtGTCCTTAATCTCTGTGAAATTTGCTAATTGAAACTTACCgtgtcatcatcattattatcattatcagcAGTAGAACTTCTGGGAGTATTATCTCTTTCATCACAATTATCATCAGTTTGTGTAGCATTTTCATCagtaattttttgtatttttcctcTTATGCCAGCATAATTATACTGTTTATAAATAAGGATATAACAATGACTTTTgctattgatttttttattgttgatatatatgatatatcatttttttatttattatatgatatacaaAATAACTTACCAAATCTAACCAAATTAAATACTCCCAACATTGCTCAGAAGTTATCTCAATGCTATGAAAAAGTTCCTTGTCGCGTATAGTAGTAACAACAAATTCTACATATCCTAAAGCATCAGATaatgttctcttttttgtgCATAcaataatcttattaaaatttgcaAATACAATGATACAACCAAGATTTTTAAATGCTGCTAtcaattgtataaataattttttcatataattacataatatacgatataaagcGGGATCGTATAACAATGCATTAGGCGAACGCAACCatctgaaatattaaaaagaaatatatatatatatatatatatatatatatatatatatatatatatattaaagaattgaAATAACTCCAATAGTATTACTAATTAcctataaaaatgtattatttgataatctgcaaagatatttttatatactgttACATCACGTAACCATGCATTTACCATAatctgtaatattttaaagGCAGGACTACATAATGTAGTTTCATCATAGCTTGGAATTGATGTAACTGGTGTATCACCTGTTACCATTTCCtagtaattgtaaaaaaaaaatcacattaaaaatgtaattgacATGTcatgaattatatatagttaatacCTGCAATGATGCTTTTTGTATATTGCTAAATGCAACAAATGTATTAGTACCATCAATAACATGAACATTATGATGTTGCAATAATGTGTTTACTGCAAGACTCTCTATATCTAATTCTACACATACACTAGAATATGTAGctgcattatttataatgcaaCTTGTACTTTCTTCAAAGGCACTCAATAATCTGTAAATTTTTAGAACATTATTCGTGttcacaatatttatattattaattattgattacgaaaatataataaagattacCTGCTGTCATCGTTTTCATTACCACCAAGATCAGGTTTCTCTGTTGGAGAACACCACAATACAAAGTTATTCTTCTGTAAATGTCTAGCATAAAATAAATCTGCTCCAAAAAGAGTTGGATCAGCTGGTATATTTCCAATAGGAACATGAAAGAATCTGCATTGTTCTACCATTAACTCTaatatttgttgaatttttaaataatgtctTATCATCATTTTAGCACCCAATTTTTGCCATTccaatgtattatataaattttcaacatCACGAACATGTGTACTAATTAATGGGAATTCATGGAGTAAAGGCATATCAGCAGTTAAAGTTgctctatctatataaatatggaAATCATGaacaattaaatgaaatttattaataaataatatgtttatgtaagaaataagtaaaatgaTAGACTACTTACCTATTGCTGTTTGCAAGATTACAACTGTTTTGCCatgtctttcatttttatatgcttGTAATGCTGCTTGTAATACTCTACACACTTGTTGAAAATTGGTTTCTACCTTGATTACAAATTTCATTGTATCAGGTAATGTTTTCACTTTGTCCTCTCCAATTTTCtctatactataaatatatttaacatcgttataataataataatacaaaaaaattatttctttatactttattCTAGATTATACAAGCTTACGTTATTTCCTTCTCGTGTGTATATAATGCATTTAGATTTGGCATTTGGTTGGATGAAACTGAAtccaaaataaatatatgtgctCGTTTACTTGCACTTAGAAATAATCCCCATAAGGATCTTTGATGATTTGCACTCCaatgatgatataaaaatatatgattaattgATTCccactaaaataaaaaaaaaaaatgtttatataatattaaatgaaaatacattaattttaaatatttaaaataacatttttatgtatgcaatgtaaaatttttaaataattctattaccTCTTGGAGATAAGGTTGTACAGCAATACTTTTGAATTGTAATTGTTCTAACAAAAATGTATCAGATCCATCTGGTATCTTTCTTATTGCCTTTGGATCcacaatacacacacatccTAATTGAAGTATAGCTCTAAATTCTAATGACATTTGAGTTTCATAAATACCTTCAATATATGGTTTAGTTAAATCCGATATCAAgcctctttaaaaaaaatatacaattacaaTACTCAATTCTATTGTATAATTACGTGATTACATGtgtattgatttattattatatcttactGATTGTGTTGTTGGTACAGTGTTTCTGGCACTGAATATTGATAAAGATTATAAACTCTGCGCGATCGTGGTAAGATTCTGGAACACTTTCTCCATAATTGATTTGGACCAGGATCAGGTCTTACTTCACGACTATTCACATAAAAAATACGTGGTACTACAAGACGTACTCTTTGCAAatcattatctattattatccaCAATCGAAACATGCCAGGTTCATTTGTTGGTGTCAACtgttaatcattaataaaattaaattctgtAATACACATAAAaggattatgaaaaaaaaaaaaagaaaagaaagaaaaaaatgtatatacttcAAGAATTTGCCATGGCGTCTgaagtatttttttctgtgCACGTCGTAAAAAGCCAGATAATGTTGTTGAAGATTGAGGATTTCTTATTACACCAAAACTAGATTCAATCTCATTATCtactattttactttttttcttaacatgTTGTCCTCTTTGCTTAGCTTGAAATTGCCATTTCTTTTTGTGAAACTCCAACCATTTTAAGTGTTCCTCCTGTTAAGCAtagttacatataaataaacagattTTAATAAGATGGAAAactgaataataattaatttaattatatgaatatacttTTGTAGTTCCCCTAGGAGGTGGTGCAcctaatatttctttccaacttttatttttaatgttatcttcttcctcttcactgtttcttctttttctttttgtaacatTTGCAATAGGTACCttaaaactttcttttctacctAGTAGATCTTCTATGTCACAAGATTCTGGAATACTCGAATTACTATCGTTGTTATCGTCATTAGATGTATTTCctttgttaaaaaaatcgGTAATTTGTTTTTGCTTGTGAGTTGCATTTTTCTCCATTACTTTTTTATGCAACCAGTCTGGATGTTTGACTCTTGGAACAGGATTTGTAAGCTAAAGAAAACAAGtaacttaaaaaatttaatttcgttatttttatatttttctaacattcTTATGTACATACCCCTTGCATAGCTGCTggtatagtaataattttctgtATAGTACTTCCAAGCCTTTCAATGTAATAACTCCAATCCAATATTTGACGTATATCATCATCTTGTATACTTGAATCTTTTAACCATTTTCGTAAATAATGTTTCTTCACTGCTGGATCTGCTTGAAATATAGCCAAAGGCACAGCcctataatatttaaatataattaaatgatataataggtttaatataaatgtgagtttctatttaattatttttgattttttatgtaCTCaagtatagaaataaaataaaaaaataataattatgagaCCGTTCTGTAACAGGTGCACCAGCTGGTTTTATAGCTATAACAGATTTACATGCTAAACCTGCATCCTTAAGCATTTCATCTCCTAAAAATTCAGCCAATCTTTTTGCAGTTGTAATTGATATAGATTTTTGTTGTCCATATTCTTCTAATTTACGTGacatagatttattttcagtTATAAGTTCATATAATTCCATATCAGGTATATTTGCAcactaaataatatatatttttgaaattagaTAATACAGAATGTTATCAaaaatatccatatatatgtataattattagtaaaataatttttacctTGCTATAAAGAATATCAAGCCAATGATTAGCCACTTTAGCAACAGATGCATAACATTCCTCCAGTGTTTTACCATGCAAAAATGATTCAAAAACAGAAGAttgaaagtttttaattaattctaattcacCTCTTCTTTTGACCTCAAAACCTTTTAACTCTGCTAAACTACCATCAAAATTAAATACTGCATATCgtttttttaacttctttccttcttcttttgctgCTGGCAATACCATAGCTAAATATGGTCCATCAActtcaaagaaaattgaattctcatgtcttatttcatatttcatattttcagaATCCACAAGCTCGTGATATACATGATTAGTGAATTTTTCCTATTTatcacaaattttatatatacacatatatatatatacacataaatgaaaatttaaaaatataaaataatgattattttttaacatactTTTACCATGTAGTTGAGAATAGCATTAGGATAAGAAATAGTAAGTTTCGATTTTTTTGTGTGAGTAGTATGAATAATCACATTATCTGGGAATGATGCTGGCAACACACACCAAATACCATCTGTATCTAATTCTAATGGTCGACCAACTTGTTCTATGATTTCTCTAGCTTTCATGATAATATTAGCTCCTGTATAGCATACAATACCACCCATTTCCATACTATGCCATCGTgatctattaaatataaaatattcaaataaatagaaagtaaatataaaagatacaatcacttaaaaaaataaaaaaataaaaacttaaactgttaaaaaataaatttgaatatacaAATGATATATACCCTTTTCTCATGACATAGCCATAGAAGGAATTGAGAATACACTTATGAGCTAATTGTAAAGAATCATATAGAACCTCTCTATTTTTAGCAGATTTAATATCAGCTGCATCACCCTGTGCTGTAGCTGCTACTACTTGTTGTTTAGCAACTTTAGTTAGTGCCTTATATTCGTATCGTCTATCTCTGAATGCTCGTACAGTATCTACATAGAAAGAATTTTCCTTTTGACAGACAATTTGAGTTCTCTCTTCCATATTTGTGATCTTTGCTTTTTTGTATACTTTCTTAGAGTATTCTGTAAgcctctttttttcaaaagtagCTTGTTCTTTTTTAGACAATTGATGAAATGCTCTTTGAGGACCTCCAGGAAAGACTGGAgggaatttttctatttcaagtTGTTGTTGAATTCTTTGGTATTCACCTATGTTGGCAGCCactaaataacaaaaatgaaatgaagtaAGTAAACAAAAACTAGCTaatcttactttttattttattatattttgtaacttACAATATTCTCCCCTCCACAtccatttcatttctcttttgcaAAGAGCTCCAGGTTTGTTGTAATCACATGCAGCACAGACAAATTCATTAACCATAGCAGAAGGCTGCAATCGAttagttaaaataatatttggatACATTGCACCAACATCCAAGTGATATATTACAGGATTTTCAAGTCTCAATGGATGATCCTTCAGAGATTgtaacttattttttatttctgttacAATATCATCAAAGTTGATTACCATATCCATTggtactttttcttcttcttggatCGCATATTTTAAAGCACTTTCAACTCCattcattaattcatttacCATGTTTGGTACTATTTTAAAATGGCATGGAATATCTGCTCGAAATACCCCACTTTCCAATGCTTCTACATGACCACCTACATATGTTTCTTGATCTAATACATGACCATGTTTAGTTAACTTATTCaattctgcttcttctttattaGGGAATATGATATTAGCTTTAAAAGCTTCTACCATAAGAAGAGATTCACAAAGAGTTCCAGTCCCTTTTCTAAGCACCTgcataacataataataaaacataaaaccttcttatttatttatatatacttttttaatgctgcaaaaatattttataaacctCATCAGGTTCCAAGGGAATAATAGTAGATAATGCAAATATAAATGGGTGcacatatttttgatataagtAATAGGTTGCTACTGCATCAGATACAGAATAACTCGCTAGAGTTTGTGGTTCTTCAACTGCTAGTCTACACATTTCTTCAGGATCTAATTCGACTGGATCATATCGAAGTTTTGCTTTTGTAACAGCTTTCAGACCTTGTGATCCAACAGGAAGATAAGAATCACGTCGTACCCAACTGTAAGAATAAtgcattaattaaatttagtaAAATAAACAAGAGTAGCAATGTCACGTACATACCTCAAACAGTCCATATGTATAGCTGGTCTACTAGAATAAACTCCTTCACGGCTTTTTGTAAAAccaattttatctttcattgcCATATTATGTACAGCTGCTCTTGCTTCCACAAAAGGCCAATCAAAAAAGTCACCATTGTATGTGACGAAAATATGTGGTTTGACATCATTGATGTgatcaaaaaatttctttattgttgACT
This window harbors:
- the LOC122629947 gene encoding pinin isoform X2; the encoded protein is MRKLESQEPWGADRLEAQLEAARDGLRGLDRSIRKILGRDLPDGENGPIQPPPRLSQKRPLQEDRRRVVSDFVNNEIPGAKRRWQASNGEPKTVFSRLSARVPSTADDSADEDDTAIKPAVSSRVIATPREIPSRQEVIRRERIDERSRQRNKRMFGALLGTLQKFRLEETKLKAKEDKKAEVEARVEEARRREKEELRRERQQLFLSRKRQLAEVRALEAKLARSRQFQDWRAAQLPLASFIKTRNQPSIYYIPKRKNPQTESLLTQSAKELHEEIERREKALLEELELIETQIGLGKQQQNFDGSTSLNAPEEVSQTVEEGEENRDPNPENNVETTKIEDLDVSIKTEKDENVVENAVEKNDEKQVDQIKKDENNG
- the LOC122629947 gene encoding pinin isoform X1, yielding MRKLESQEPWGADRLEAQLEAARDGLRGLDRSIRKILGRDLPDGENGPIQPPPSRLSQKRPLQEDRRRVVSDFVNNEIPGAKRRWQASNGEPKTVFSRLSARVPSTADDSADEDDTAIKPAVSSRVIATPREIPSRQEVIRRERIDERSRQRNKRMFGALLGTLQKFRLEETKLKAKEDKKAEVEARVEEARRREKEELRRERQQLFLSRKRQLAEVRALEAKLARSRQFQDWRAAQLPLASFIKTRNQPSIYYIPKRKNPQTESLLTQSAKELHEEIERREKALLEELELIETQIGLGKQQQNFDGSTSLNAPEEVSQTVEEGEENRDPNPENNVETTKIEDLDVSIKTEKDENVVENAVEKNDEKQVDQIKKDENNG
- the LOC122629953 gene encoding ATP synthase-coupling factor 6, mitochondrial-like; its protein translation is MLEMIKMLRLRLTPNIPKIFKRNIGIVAPALQKASDPIQQLFIDKIREYNSKSKDGKLVDPTPEIEQERKSKLEILATQYGCSPGTDMTSFPKFTFTDPPIDSGVSKS
- the LOC122629935 gene encoding DNA polymerase epsilon catalytic subunit 1, coding for MTSLRNTGKFRWDKKNIKTDQKDINPESGTASEESSVGRLNQINENIRVDVLYGFQTVTDIKERVGFLINMHITEIREDDKRLLSGVDYYFLEEDCTRFKISLPYRPYFYILCRKDTLEEVSTFLYKKYNGRVVKIEPINKEDLDLSNHLIGLKQKYLKLYFENTVDLTKVRREIMSAVRVNKEREKSRTYYTDMLSNVLNPTEEQKGKQIIDHMENILDIREYDVPHHQRVSIDVGIFCGAWYSVKSKGSEPAIITRRNDIIEPPDPIVLAYDIETTKLPLKFPDANTDQIMMISYMIDGQGYLITNREIISEDIEDFEYTPKPEFEGLFTIYNEPNEKSTIKKFFDHINDVKPHIFVTYNGDFFDWPFVEARAAVHNMAMKDKIGFTKSREGVYSSRPAIHMDCLSWVRRDSYLPVGSQGLKAVTKAKLRYDPVELDPEEMCRLAVEEPQTLASYSVSDAVATYYLYQKYVHPFIFALSTIIPLEPDEVLRKGTGTLCESLLMVEAFKANIIFPNKEEAELNKLTKHGHVLDQETYVGGHVEALESGVFRADIPCHFKIVPNMVNELMNGVESALKYAIQEEEKVPMDMVINFDDIVTEIKNKLQSLKDHPLRLENPVIYHLDVGAMYPNIILTNRLQPSAMVNEFVCAACDYNKPGALCKREMKWMWRGEYLAANIGEYQRIQQQLEIEKFPPVFPGGPQRAFHQLSKKEQATFEKKRLTEYSKKVYKKAKITNMEERTQIVCQKENSFYVDTVRAFRDRRYEYKALTKVAKQQVVAATAQGDAADIKSAKNREVLYDSLQLAHKCILNSFYGYVMRKGSRWHSMEMGGIVCYTGANIIMKAREIIEQVGRPLELDTDGIWCVLPASFPDNVIIHTTHTKKSKLTISYPNAILNYMVKEKFTNHVYHELVDSENMKYEIRHENSIFFEVDGPYLAMVLPAAKEEGKKLKKRYAVFNFDGSLAELKGFEVKRRGELELIKNFQSSVFESFLHGKTLEECYASVAKVANHWLDILYSKCANIPDMELYELITENKSMSRKLEEYGQQKSISITTAKRLAEFLGDEMLKDAGLACKSVIAIKPAGAPVTERAVPLAIFQADPAVKKHYLRKWLKDSSIQDDDIRQILDWSYYIERLGSTIQKIITIPAAMQGLTNPVPRVKHPDWLHKKVMEKNATHKQKQITDFFNKGNTSNDDNNDSNSSIPESCDIEDLLGRKESFKVPIANVTKRKRRNSEEEEDNIKNKSWKEILGAPPPRGTTKEEHLKWLEFHKKKWQFQAKQRGQHVKKKSKIVDNEIESSFGVIRNPQSSTTLSGFLRRAQKKILQTPWQILELTPTNEPGMFRLWIIIDNDLQRVRLVVPRIFYVNSREVRPDPGPNQLWRKCSRILPRSRRVYNLYQYSVPETLYQQHNQGLISDLTKPYIEGIYETQMSLEFRAILQLGCVCIVDPKAIRKIPDGSDTFLLEQLQFKSIAVQPYLQEWESINHIFLYHHWSANHQRSLWGLFLSASKRAHIFILDSVSSNQMPNLNALYTHEKEITIEKIGEDKVKTLPDTMKFVIKVETNFQQVCRVLQAALQAYKNERHGKTVVILQTAIDRATLTADMPLLHEFPLISTHVRDVENLYNTLEWQKLGAKMMIRHYLKIQQILELMVEQCRFFHVPIGNIPADPTLFGADLFYARHLQKNNFVLWCSPTEKPDLGGNENDDSRLLSAFEESTSCIINNAATYSSVCVELDIESLAVNTLLQHHNVHVIDGTNTFVAFSNIQKASLQEMVTGDTPVTSIPSYDETTLCSPAFKILQIMVNAWLRDVTVYKNIFADYQIIHFYRWLRSPNALLYDPALYRILCNYMKKLFIQLIAAFKNLGCIIVFANFNKIIVCTKKRTLSDALGYVEFVVTTIRDKELFHSIEITSEQCWEYLIWLDLYNYAGIRGKIQKITDENATQTDDNCDERDNTPRSSTADNDNNDDDTPEIAMNWNLASYLPKEVACQSTFNAIIAGYISATYQHICKNEETSDNLLHKKRIDYSQDFIAPLGLGALENTADFAKKLISGEMSQKLFRIIQKIHKKMPEKVLTSQEHPDLNLDGKDNKIINPALELIKAVCKVLSLDKELENEVHDLQTNLLRLIRVGGFGDNVEWKDPCISLVLPEIICKGCNHTRDIDLCKDTYAHVENNKYTWKCPLCETIYDNKEIEFLLINTLNRKSMAYILQDLQCSKCLEIKRGNMDERCTCGGDFKTLVCAKEIADYVKKCKSVANKCQMSILAEMVNKTGLLS